The Strix uralensis isolate ZFMK-TIS-50842 chromosome 13, bStrUra1, whole genome shotgun sequence genome window below encodes:
- the LOC141949412 gene encoding thymosin beta-15A homolog, with product MCDKPDLSEVEKFDKKKLKKTNTEEKNTLPSKETIEQEKECVKSS from the exons ATGTGCGACAAGCCAGACCTCTCGGAGGTGGAGAAATTCGAcaagaagaagctgaagaaaaccAACACGGAGGAGAAGAACACGCTGCCCTCCAAGGAGA CTATTGAGCAGGAGAAGGAATGCGTGAAGTCTTCCTAG